A section of the Microbacterium forte genome encodes:
- a CDS encoding SGNH/GDSL hydrolase family protein, giving the protein MKAAPARRRLPVAGLAVAVILALAAVVLGVWRPWVPVPSSAPVGAAAVANEDAVAIAPVPLHLPEHPTVLVFGDSWTYGSAATDPTLGYAYQLAALIDGETIVDGVRGSGYLKPGLDGPAFGERIAALDPALSPDLIILQGSINDRAQGEAGYREAVTAAWDAMAAKYPEATIVILGPAPHELPVGAETARIDADLGELAAARSWWYISPVAQDWITEQNYLSVIDVEVGRKHPSTDGHRYLAEKLAAALGELGDAPVTEAGGSETTPEQ; this is encoded by the coding sequence ATGAAGGCCGCCCCCGCCCGCCGCCGTCTGCCCGTCGCAGGCCTCGCCGTCGCCGTGATCCTGGCGCTCGCCGCGGTCGTCCTCGGTGTCTGGCGCCCGTGGGTTCCGGTGCCGTCCTCGGCACCCGTCGGTGCGGCCGCCGTCGCGAATGAAGACGCCGTCGCGATCGCGCCGGTTCCGCTCCATCTTCCCGAGCATCCGACCGTGCTCGTGTTCGGCGATTCCTGGACCTACGGATCGGCGGCGACCGACCCGACCCTCGGCTACGCCTATCAGCTCGCCGCCCTGATCGACGGCGAGACGATCGTCGACGGCGTCCGCGGCAGCGGCTACCTCAAGCCCGGACTCGACGGCCCCGCCTTCGGCGAGCGCATCGCCGCTCTGGACCCCGCGCTCAGCCCCGACCTGATCATCCTGCAGGGGTCGATCAACGACCGGGCACAGGGCGAGGCCGGGTACCGAGAGGCCGTCACCGCCGCGTGGGATGCGATGGCCGCGAAGTATCCGGAGGCGACGATCGTCATCCTGGGCCCGGCGCCCCACGAGCTGCCCGTGGGCGCCGAGACCGCTCGCATCGACGCCGATCTCGGCGAACTCGCCGCGGCTCGCAGCTGGTGGTACATCTCCCCCGTCGCGCAGGACTGGATCACCGAGCAGAACTATCTGTCGGTCATCGACGTCGAGGTGGGCCGCAAGCATCCGTCGACGGACGGCCACCGTTACCTCGCCGAAAAGCTGGCCGCGGCGCTGGGCGAACTGGGCGACGCGCCGGTGACCGAAGCCGGTGGGTCGGAGACCACTCCCGAGCAGTGA
- a CDS encoding DHA2 family efflux MFS transporter permease subunit, translated as MERYIRLRWVGLVFISIAVSLIIVDSTIVNVTIPAIVDDLGITSTEVQWVQEAYTLVFAALLLVFGSLADRFGRRRVMLIGVVVFAASSVLAALAPDGGMLILARLAQGVGGAMILPTTLSIINATFRGRERGIAFAVWGSTIGGMAAVGPLLGGWLTTAFSWRWAFGINIPLGIIIVIGVLLTVAESRSDRTSKIDVVGAILAVITMASLVFGLIEGRTYGWWLVDQRPQIGDWTWPSDVSPIPFAFALAVVALVAFIAWGVHRERRGRSTLLALRLFSIPSFRNGNIAATVVSLGEFGIILALPLWLQFVLGFDALQTGLLLLALAGGSFVASGAAGAASGKIAPVWVVRAGLLAEIIGVAGVGFVIAPDASWVPLIPFLFVYGLGVGLATAQLTGVVLADVPVDDSGAASGTQSTSRQLGAALGVAVLGTVLFTSTAGILSSSLDARGLPVEQRDQIVSSVVDSAGAAISGLEAQPETAEIADDAKSAFSDGTRFAAWTAAGFLSLGLLSTISLGAGAGAKPRRDEDAAAADAAPGSGASD; from the coding sequence ATGGAACGCTACATTCGCCTGCGCTGGGTGGGCCTGGTCTTCATCAGCATCGCCGTGTCGCTGATCATCGTCGATTCGACGATCGTGAATGTGACGATTCCGGCGATCGTCGACGATCTGGGCATCACGTCGACCGAGGTCCAATGGGTGCAGGAGGCCTACACGCTGGTCTTCGCCGCACTGCTCCTCGTGTTCGGCAGTCTGGCGGACCGTTTCGGACGACGGCGCGTGATGCTCATCGGCGTCGTCGTCTTCGCAGCGTCGTCGGTGCTCGCGGCCCTCGCACCCGACGGAGGGATGCTGATCCTCGCCCGCCTCGCACAGGGCGTCGGCGGAGCGATGATCCTGCCCACGACGCTGTCGATCATCAACGCCACGTTCCGTGGTCGTGAGCGCGGCATCGCCTTCGCGGTGTGGGGCTCGACGATCGGTGGCATGGCGGCCGTCGGTCCGTTGCTCGGCGGGTGGCTGACGACCGCGTTCTCGTGGCGCTGGGCCTTCGGCATCAACATCCCGCTCGGGATCATCATCGTCATCGGGGTGCTGCTCACGGTCGCCGAATCGCGCAGCGATCGGACGTCGAAGATCGACGTCGTCGGAGCGATCCTCGCGGTGATCACGATGGCGAGTCTCGTGTTCGGTCTGATCGAGGGGCGTACCTACGGGTGGTGGCTCGTCGACCAGCGTCCGCAGATCGGCGACTGGACCTGGCCGTCGGACGTGTCTCCGATCCCGTTCGCCTTCGCGCTGGCCGTCGTCGCCCTCGTCGCCTTCATCGCTTGGGGCGTGCACCGGGAGCGCCGCGGCAGGTCGACCCTTCTCGCCCTGCGTCTGTTCTCCATTCCGTCGTTCCGCAACGGCAACATAGCGGCGACAGTGGTGTCTCTGGGCGAGTTCGGTATCATCCTCGCGCTGCCGTTGTGGCTGCAGTTCGTCCTGGGGTTCGATGCGCTGCAGACGGGCCTGCTGCTGCTCGCCCTGGCCGGCGGGTCGTTCGTGGCCAGCGGCGCGGCGGGCGCGGCGAGCGGCAAGATCGCTCCGGTCTGGGTCGTGCGGGCGGGACTTCTGGCCGAGATCATCGGCGTCGCAGGCGTCGGCTTCGTCATCGCCCCAGACGCGTCGTGGGTGCCCCTCATCCCGTTCCTCTTCGTCTACGGACTCGGTGTCGGCCTCGCCACAGCTCAGCTGACGGGTGTCGTGCTCGCCGACGTGCCGGTCGATGACAGCGGCGCGGCGTCGGGCACCCAGTCGACGTCGCGCCAGCTCGGTGCTGCTCTCGGTGTCGCCGTGCTCGGGACCGTGCTGTTCACGAGCACGGCCGGGATCCTCTCATCGTCACTCGATGCACGTGGGCTTCCGGTCGAGCAGCGCGATCAGATCGTGTCGTCCGTCGTCGACAGCGCCGGCGCGGCGATCAGCGGGCTCGAGGCGCAGCCCGAGACCGCCGAGATCGCAGACGATGCGAAGTCGGCGTTCTCCGACGGCACCCGGTTCGCCGCGTGGACGGCGGCGGGGTTCCTGTCGCTCGGATTGCTCTCGACGATCTCGCTCGGCGCCGGTGCGGGCGCCAAGCCACGCCGGGACGAGGACGCAGCGGCCGCAGATGCAGCGCCGGGGAGCGGCGCATCCGATTGA
- a CDS encoding MarR family winged helix-turn-helix transcriptional regulator, whose amino-acid sequence MAVTDEMVCFSLYSAARATTQAYRALLAPWGLTYPQYLVLAILWMEGEQTIGSLGDAMQLDSGTLSPLVRRLEQAGYVIRARSSADERVVTVGLTEAGTALRTEVAPVHTTIAALAGMQDDDQRHRLITELQELTERLQKTGATPHP is encoded by the coding sequence ATGGCCGTGACCGATGAGATGGTGTGCTTCTCGCTGTATTCCGCCGCCCGAGCGACGACGCAGGCCTATCGAGCCCTCCTCGCACCCTGGGGGCTCACCTACCCGCAGTACCTGGTGCTCGCGATCCTCTGGATGGAGGGCGAGCAGACGATCGGGTCGCTGGGCGACGCGATGCAGCTCGATTCCGGCACCCTCTCCCCCCTCGTGCGTCGCCTCGAGCAGGCGGGCTACGTGATCCGAGCCCGCAGCTCTGCCGATGAGCGGGTCGTCACGGTGGGGCTGACCGAGGCGGGCACGGCGCTGCGCACCGAGGTCGCGCCTGTCCACACCACGATCGCAGCCCTCGCCGGCATGCAGGACGACGACCAGCGTCACCGCCTGATCACCGAGCTGCAGGAGCTCACCGAGCGGCTGCAGAAGACAGGCGCCACCCCGCACCCCTGA
- a CDS encoding organic hydroperoxide resistance protein has translation MEALYTAEALATGAGRDGRVATSEGNLELDLAIPKEMGGSGDGANPEQLFAAGYAACFHSALQSVARTQKVKITDSSVGARVQIGSNGEGGFGLAVQLEVVIPDLPHDQAQALADAAHKVCPYSNATRGNIDVEITVTDD, from the coding sequence ATGGAAGCTCTCTACACCGCCGAGGCCCTCGCCACAGGAGCCGGCCGCGACGGCCGCGTCGCCACGAGCGAAGGCAACCTCGAGCTCGACCTCGCCATCCCCAAGGAGATGGGCGGCAGCGGAGACGGCGCCAACCCCGAGCAGCTGTTCGCCGCCGGTTACGCCGCGTGCTTCCACTCCGCACTGCAGTCGGTCGCCCGCACGCAGAAGGTGAAGATCACCGACTCGTCGGTCGGTGCCCGCGTGCAGATCGGATCCAACGGCGAGGGCGGTTTCGGGCTCGCCGTGCAGCTCGAGGTCGTCATCCCCGACCTCCCCCACGACCAGGCCCAGGCACTCGCGGACGCCGCCCACAAGGTGTGCCCCTACTCCAACGCGACCCGCGGCAACATCGACGTCGAGATCACCGTCACCGACGACTGA
- a CDS encoding zinc-binding dehydrogenase yields the protein MRALTHDTFGDPEQVLTVTERPTPEPGPGQVRLKIVLSPIHNHDLWTIRGTYGFKPELPAASGTEALGIVDALGEGVDSLAVGQRVATGGTFGAWAEYVVANAAGLIPVPESLSDESAAQLVSMPFSTISLLQFLGAEKGDWIVQNAANGAVGRMLAQLGAARGVNVIGLVRRSAGVDELREQGIENVVSTDDDGWREQVAEITGGAHIAFGIDSVGGSSAGDVLSLLGEGGTLVAFGAMNSPTMEIASGDVIFKQATVKGFWGSKVIQTMDAATRGALFGELIQRVSDGTLTLPVAGVFDAADAADAVRASNTAGRVGKVLLKF from the coding sequence ATGCGCGCACTCACCCATGACACCTTCGGCGATCCCGAACAGGTTCTGACCGTCACCGAACGCCCCACCCCCGAGCCCGGCCCGGGTCAGGTGCGGCTGAAGATCGTGCTGTCGCCGATCCACAACCACGACCTCTGGACCATCCGGGGCACCTACGGCTTCAAGCCCGAGCTGCCCGCGGCATCCGGCACCGAGGCCCTCGGCATCGTCGACGCTCTCGGCGAGGGCGTCGACAGCCTGGCAGTCGGACAGCGGGTCGCCACCGGCGGCACGTTCGGCGCCTGGGCCGAGTACGTGGTCGCGAACGCCGCAGGTCTCATCCCGGTTCCCGAGTCGCTCAGCGACGAGAGCGCGGCACAGCTCGTCTCGATGCCGTTCAGCACCATCAGCCTGCTGCAGTTCCTGGGGGCCGAGAAGGGCGACTGGATCGTCCAGAACGCGGCGAACGGCGCGGTCGGACGCATGCTCGCCCAGCTCGGCGCCGCTCGTGGCGTCAATGTCATCGGCCTCGTGCGCCGCTCGGCCGGCGTCGACGAACTCCGCGAACAGGGCATCGAGAACGTCGTCTCGACCGACGACGACGGCTGGCGCGAGCAGGTCGCCGAGATCACCGGCGGCGCGCACATCGCCTTCGGCATCGACTCCGTGGGCGGATCGTCTGCGGGAGACGTGCTGTCGCTCCTCGGCGAGGGCGGCACACTCGTCGCTTTCGGCGCCATGAACTCGCCCACGATGGAGATCGCCTCGGGAGACGTCATCTTCAAGCAGGCGACCGTCAAGGGCTTCTGGGGCAGCAAGGTCATCCAGACGATGGATGCCGCCACACGCGGCGCTCTGTTCGGCGAACTCATCCAGCGCGTGAGCGACGGCACACTGACCCTGCCGGTCGCCGGGGTCTTCGACGCCGCAGACGCCGCGGACGCTGTGCGTGCGAGCAACACCGCCGGCCGCGTGGGCAAGGTCCTTCTGAAGTTCTGA
- a CDS encoding glycosyl hydrolase family 95 catalytic domain-containing protein, producing the protein MTDTLRLTWDAPATQWEEATPLGNGRIGAMSFGGSDGRYQLNDSTIWSGTPDGPSRALQNVRAKGAGPERLAAVREALSAGDVRIAEDLLMAFEGPYSQEFLPLADLHVRVHEADEDADPSAPCRVLDLDSATLTETLRTPNGDVIRRSWISAPAQVLIIELTSTVEFAATIELSTPLRGRIVDAHDALVLDVQAPIDGAPLHEDAVDPLRYADDDTEFDAYAAVAVSLDSDGEVRRTGDHLIVRHARRLLIALSTSSRAGSWWADADGDWRTASREAIRDRARARAETAAQRDVSALFAEHVADRRRITRARFAIGSRREGEWSVDRDVLHGSDPLLRATVAAEFGMYLLASSSRAGSPAANLQGIWNDQLQPAWSSNYTININTEMNYWAAPMLLDPDALEPLLSLVELLARTGTDTARELYGTRGWVAHHNSDVWGWSLPVGDGHGAASWAIWMMGGVWLTHNLWDAYEFGGDTELLRARIWPLMRGAVEFCLDWLVPGADGHLHASPSTAPENSYVAADGRPTPLGLTATSDLSLIGSLFERALVAIDALGLDDALEAEVREALAALAPLQVGSDGRLLEWSAEVEEHEPLHRHLSPVVGLFPLDLVTPERTPELFDASVRLIDARGPGAMGWSWAWKVALRARARQGEVAASLLEEALTPFDGDATRHGPVDGSEWGGLLPNLFSTHPPFQIDGNLGFPAAIAEMLVQSHGGTVRLLPALPVSWDHGDVQGMAVRPGLVLDIAWVGGRVTSGILRNPGDRDRHVSVSDGDRVAEILVPAGGQVDLARHGFGSVEADEAESRAR; encoded by the coding sequence ATGACCGACACACTGCGCCTCACCTGGGACGCCCCCGCCACCCAGTGGGAGGAGGCGACTCCACTCGGCAACGGCCGCATCGGCGCCATGTCATTCGGCGGATCGGACGGTCGCTATCAGCTCAACGACTCGACGATCTGGTCGGGGACACCCGACGGCCCTTCGCGCGCACTGCAGAACGTGCGCGCGAAGGGCGCCGGCCCCGAACGTCTCGCGGCGGTTCGCGAGGCACTCAGCGCCGGTGACGTGCGCATCGCCGAGGACCTCCTCATGGCCTTCGAGGGTCCCTACTCCCAGGAGTTCCTGCCCCTCGCCGACCTGCACGTCCGCGTGCACGAAGCCGATGAGGATGCCGACCCGTCCGCCCCGTGCCGCGTCCTCGATCTCGACTCGGCGACGCTCACCGAGACACTCCGGACCCCGAACGGGGACGTCATCCGTCGTTCCTGGATCTCGGCTCCGGCACAGGTCCTGATCATCGAGCTCACCTCGACCGTCGAGTTCGCGGCGACCATCGAGCTGTCCACGCCCCTGCGCGGTCGCATCGTCGATGCGCACGACGCCCTCGTCCTCGACGTCCAGGCGCCGATCGACGGCGCTCCGCTGCACGAGGACGCGGTCGATCCCCTGCGCTACGCCGATGACGACACCGAGTTCGATGCCTATGCGGCCGTCGCCGTGTCGCTCGACTCGGACGGCGAGGTGCGTCGAACCGGCGATCACCTCATCGTCCGCCATGCCCGCCGCCTGCTGATCGCCCTGTCCACATCGTCGCGCGCCGGGTCGTGGTGGGCCGACGCCGACGGGGACTGGCGGACCGCCTCTCGGGAGGCGATCCGGGATCGCGCACGAGCGAGAGCGGAGACCGCGGCTCAGCGCGACGTCTCCGCCCTCTTCGCCGAGCACGTCGCCGACCGGCGACGCATCACTCGGGCGCGATTCGCGATCGGCAGTCGGCGCGAGGGCGAGTGGAGCGTCGACCGCGATGTCCTTCACGGCTCCGACCCTCTGCTGCGCGCGACCGTCGCCGCCGAATTCGGGATGTACCTGCTCGCCTCCAGCTCTCGCGCGGGCAGCCCCGCCGCGAACCTGCAGGGCATCTGGAACGACCAGCTGCAGCCTGCCTGGTCGTCGAACTACACGATCAACATCAACACCGAGATGAACTACTGGGCGGCTCCGATGCTGCTCGACCCCGATGCGCTCGAGCCGCTCCTCTCGCTCGTCGAGCTGCTCGCACGCACAGGCACCGACACCGCGCGCGAGCTCTACGGGACGCGCGGGTGGGTCGCCCACCACAACAGCGACGTCTGGGGCTGGAGCCTGCCCGTGGGCGACGGCCACGGCGCCGCGAGCTGGGCGATCTGGATGATGGGCGGAGTATGGCTCACCCACAATCTGTGGGACGCGTACGAGTTCGGCGGAGACACCGAGCTGCTGCGCGCACGGATCTGGCCGCTGATGCGCGGTGCGGTGGAATTCTGTCTCGACTGGCTCGTGCCGGGCGCCGACGGCCACCTGCACGCCTCCCCCTCGACCGCGCCCGAGAACTCCTACGTCGCCGCCGACGGCCGGCCGACTCCCCTCGGCCTGACCGCGACCTCGGACCTCAGCCTCATCGGCTCGCTGTTCGAGCGCGCACTCGTCGCGATCGATGCGCTCGGCCTCGACGATGCGCTCGAAGCCGAGGTGAGAGAGGCGCTCGCAGCTCTCGCACCCCTGCAGGTCGGCTCAGACGGGCGCCTGCTCGAATGGTCCGCGGAGGTCGAAGAGCACGAACCTCTGCATCGGCACCTCTCCCCCGTCGTCGGGCTGTTCCCGCTCGACCTGGTGACACCCGAGCGCACCCCCGAGCTGTTCGACGCCTCCGTGCGACTGATCGACGCCCGCGGTCCCGGCGCGATGGGCTGGTCGTGGGCCTGGAAGGTGGCGCTGCGCGCCAGAGCACGGCAGGGCGAGGTCGCCGCCTCGCTGCTCGAGGAGGCACTCACCCCGTTCGACGGCGACGCCACCCGGCACGGCCCGGTCGACGGGTCGGAGTGGGGCGGCCTCCTGCCCAACCTGTTCAGCACGCATCCGCCGTTCCAGATCGACGGCAACCTCGGCTTTCCTGCCGCGATCGCCGAGATGCTCGTGCAGAGCCACGGCGGCACGGTCCGCCTGCTTCCCGCGCTCCCCGTCTCGTGGGATCACGGAGACGTCCAGGGCATGGCTGTGCGCCCCGGCCTCGTGCTCGACATCGCCTGGGTGGGCGGGCGGGTGACCTCCGGCATCCTCCGCAATCCCGGTGACCGCGACAGGCACGTCAGCGTCTCGGATGGCGACCGGGTGGCGGAGATCCTGGTGCCCGCCGGCGGGCAGGTCGACCTCGCGCGTCACGGCTTCGGCTCTGTCGAGGCAGACGAGGCGGAGTCCCGTGCACGGTGA
- a CDS encoding acetylxylan esterase, translating to MHGETRLIDAPTTQTEPEDFDVFWADTIERTRSRPLDLTVTAHPTRLTQIDVFDVSFRGFGGTPIRAWLRVPHGAAGPLPGLVQFFGYGNGRGHALRDLRWASAGYAHLVVDARGQGHGDTDDDHADGGPSAGGFLTRGIRSREEYYYRRVYADAVRAVDALRTIDLVDAERVGAVGASQGGGIALAIAGLVPDLAAVIVQAPFLCELDRAAVLTSEHPYALLTQYFADRRNDTAAALETLRYFDGITHAKRANAPALLSTGLLDGIAPPDTVLPAFTAYGGPKTVVLWPYNGHEAGGDLDEENALEFAAEHLGARAPDRLAADSLR from the coding sequence GTGCACGGTGAGACGCGTCTCATCGACGCGCCCACCACTCAGACCGAGCCCGAGGATTTCGACGTCTTCTGGGCGGACACGATCGAGAGGACCCGCAGCCGTCCCCTCGATCTCACCGTCACCGCGCACCCCACGCGCCTCACGCAGATCGACGTGTTCGACGTGTCGTTCCGAGGATTCGGCGGAACACCCATCCGCGCCTGGCTGCGCGTGCCGCACGGCGCCGCAGGACCACTTCCGGGGCTGGTGCAGTTCTTCGGCTACGGCAACGGCCGCGGCCACGCACTGCGCGATCTGCGATGGGCATCGGCCGGCTACGCCCACCTGGTCGTCGACGCCCGCGGGCAGGGGCACGGCGACACCGACGACGACCACGCCGACGGCGGCCCCTCGGCCGGCGGTTTCCTCACCCGCGGCATCCGCTCGCGCGAGGAGTACTACTACCGCCGGGTCTATGCGGATGCCGTGCGAGCGGTCGACGCCCTCCGCACCATCGACCTCGTCGACGCCGAACGAGTCGGTGCGGTCGGGGCGAGCCAGGGCGGGGGGATCGCGCTCGCGATCGCCGGCCTCGTGCCGGACCTTGCCGCCGTGATCGTGCAGGCCCCGTTCCTCTGCGAGCTCGACCGGGCGGCGGTGCTGACCTCCGAGCATCCGTACGCGCTGCTCACGCAGTACTTCGCGGACCGTCGCAATGACACCGCGGCCGCTCTCGAGACTCTCCGGTATTTCGACGGCATCACCCATGCGAAGCGCGCGAACGCCCCGGCGCTGCTCAGCACGGGACTCCTCGACGGCATCGCACCACCCGACACGGTGCTTCCCGCGTTCACCGCATACGGCGGCCCCAAGACCGTGGTGCTCTGGCCGTACAACGGACACGAAGCCGGCGGGGACCTCGACGAGGAGAACGCGCTGGAGTTCGCCGCCGAGCATCTCGGTGCGCGCGCGCCCGACCGCCTGGCGGCGGATTCGCTACGATAG
- a CDS encoding ROK family transcriptional regulator, translated as MDHDTVARTTLIRSASDAGSRVFETILTRSPISRIDIARQTGLSQAAVTKAVAPLVAAGLVDAPPASHRDGTPGRPVSPVSIVLEAMVMIGVKVNVDEVIAVATDLATTALASERRALPADDPRTVIETISEIVDALETQLGASASAIAGIGVAVSGDVDSSTGIVRESNIMGWADVALGDLLQERLPWPVTVENDVHALTIGEHWFGVGLGTASFAIVTIGRGIGSGLHLNGEVVSGAFGVAGEIGHLPLADPSLVCPCGRRGCVEAAASTGAIESAVSAALGRPIAIDEAVALAHAGDPDADAAFREAARLIGTAIATLVNLTGPEVVIIGGEGVSDFDLFEKTLHDAFDAHAFGAAARCRILTRPHTFEDWARGASAAAIQSLVR; from the coding sequence ATGGACCACGACACCGTAGCGCGTACCACCCTGATCCGCTCGGCGTCCGACGCGGGATCCCGGGTCTTCGAGACGATCCTGACGCGCAGCCCCATCAGCAGGATCGACATCGCCCGCCAGACCGGGCTGTCCCAGGCCGCCGTCACGAAGGCCGTCGCCCCGCTCGTCGCCGCCGGCCTCGTCGATGCACCGCCGGCCTCGCACCGCGACGGCACCCCCGGGCGGCCCGTGAGCCCGGTGTCCATCGTCCTCGAGGCGATGGTGATGATCGGCGTCAAGGTCAACGTCGACGAGGTCATCGCCGTCGCCACGGACCTCGCGACCACCGCGCTGGCCAGCGAGCGCCGCGCCCTCCCCGCCGACGATCCCCGCACCGTGATCGAGACGATCTCCGAGATCGTCGATGCCCTCGAGACCCAGCTCGGGGCGAGCGCCTCGGCGATCGCCGGCATCGGCGTCGCCGTCTCGGGCGACGTCGACAGCTCCACCGGCATCGTGCGCGAGTCGAACATCATGGGCTGGGCCGATGTGGCGCTCGGAGACCTCCTGCAGGAGCGCCTTCCCTGGCCCGTCACCGTGGAGAACGACGTCCATGCCCTGACGATCGGCGAGCACTGGTTCGGAGTCGGTCTCGGCACCGCATCCTTCGCCATCGTCACGATCGGACGCGGCATCGGCAGCGGCCTGCACCTCAACGGCGAGGTCGTCAGCGGCGCGTTCGGCGTCGCGGGTGAGATCGGCCACCTGCCGCTCGCCGACCCGTCTCTCGTCTGCCCGTGCGGCCGCCGCGGCTGCGTCGAGGCGGCCGCATCGACGGGCGCGATCGAGTCAGCCGTATCGGCCGCCCTCGGACGCCCGATCGCCATCGATGAGGCCGTGGCCCTCGCCCATGCGGGCGACCCTGACGCCGATGCCGCGTTCCGAGAAGCCGCCCGCCTCATCGGCACGGCGATCGCCACCCTCGTGAACCTCACCGGCCCTGAGGTCGTCATCATCGGCGGAGAGGGCGTCTCCGACTTCGATCTCTTCGAGAAGACGCTGCACGATGCGTTCGACGCGCACGCGTTCGGCGCTGCGGCGCGCTGCCGCATCCTGACCCGGCCCCACACGTTCGAGGACTGGGCGCGAGGCGCATCCGCCGCCGCCATCCAGTCGCTCGTGCGCTGA
- a CDS encoding extracellular solute-binding protein translates to MTHRITRGAIAAVTVVATGLALAACTPSSDDNGQLVAFGPQGENGSLKDNLFTQEVEKKFDIDFDWQTTTYDGSVAGEKRQISLASGDYPDAYFLVPWVDGFSRNEILKYGQQGVLMPLEDLIDEHAPNLKKRFEEKPDWEQSVTAPDGHIYAITQWSECFHCSYPSKLWMNTTWLDALGLEQPTTTEELRTVLRAFKDGDPNGNGAADEVPLSGSASEPIINYLMNAFTYAPVGGPSSPPPLVLDGDEVVLNATSDSWRAGLEYITSLAQEGLLDTAAFTQNGDALKALGDSADAQILGSAVTLHPYVFVSADSPDGRDKNYDAVAPLAGPDGTQLATWRSPVNPVGTFALTNKSTEEERIEAIKLLDYLATDEGQIRASMGPEGEAWVPAEEGDLALDPELEPTFRPVTYDETSNAAWRSMSQYWDSLEFRNAQVVPEDIYTPDGYERRLLYATQEYEPFAPDESVLFPVEKLWPDLETSAELAELQTNIATYITQAQAEFVTGQRDIADDAAWDAYVADIEGLGLARYLELLQAAYDAL, encoded by the coding sequence ATGACACACCGCATCACACGAGGGGCGATCGCAGCGGTCACCGTCGTCGCGACGGGACTGGCGCTCGCCGCCTGCACCCCGTCGAGCGACGACAACGGCCAGCTGGTCGCATTCGGCCCACAGGGCGAGAACGGCTCGCTCAAGGACAACCTCTTCACCCAGGAGGTCGAGAAGAAGTTCGACATCGACTTCGACTGGCAGACCACCACCTACGACGGCAGCGTCGCGGGAGAGAAGCGCCAGATCTCGCTCGCCAGCGGTGACTATCCGGACGCCTACTTCCTCGTGCCGTGGGTCGACGGATTCTCGCGCAACGAGATCCTCAAATACGGCCAGCAGGGCGTGCTCATGCCCTTGGAGGACCTGATCGACGAGCACGCGCCGAACCTCAAGAAGCGCTTCGAGGAGAAACCCGACTGGGAGCAGTCGGTCACCGCGCCGGACGGTCACATCTACGCCATCACCCAGTGGAGCGAGTGCTTCCACTGCAGCTACCCGTCGAAGCTCTGGATGAACACGACGTGGCTCGACGCGCTGGGACTCGAGCAGCCGACCACCACCGAGGAGCTGCGCACGGTGCTGCGTGCCTTCAAGGACGGGGACCCGAACGGCAACGGCGCGGCCGACGAGGTGCCGCTGAGCGGATCGGCGTCGGAGCCCATCATCAACTACCTGATGAACGCCTTCACCTATGCACCCGTCGGCGGGCCCTCCAGTCCGCCGCCGCTCGTGCTCGACGGCGACGAGGTCGTGCTGAACGCCACCTCTGACAGCTGGCGCGCAGGGCTCGAGTACATCACCTCGCTCGCCCAGGAGGGGCTGCTCGACACGGCGGCGTTCACTCAGAACGGCGACGCGCTGAAGGCGCTCGGCGACAGTGCGGATGCGCAGATCCTCGGCTCCGCCGTCACTCTGCACCCCTACGTCTTCGTCTCGGCGGACTCGCCGGACGGTCGCGACAAGAACTACGACGCGGTGGCACCCCTCGCAGGACCGGACGGTACGCAGCTCGCCACCTGGCGATCGCCCGTGAACCCGGTGGGGACCTTCGCCCTCACGAACAAGTCGACCGAGGAGGAGCGCATCGAGGCGATCAAGCTGCTCGACTACCTCGCCACGGACGAGGGGCAGATCCGCGCGTCCATGGGGCCCGAGGGCGAGGCCTGGGTGCCGGCTGAAGAGGGCGATCTCGCGCTCGACCCGGAGCTCGAGCCGACCTTCCGTCCCGTCACCTACGACGAGACCTCCAATGCCGCGTGGCGTTCGATGTCGCAGTACTGGGACTCGCTCGAGTTCCGCAACGCGCAGGTGGTGCCTGAGGACATCTACACGCCGGACGGCTACGAGCGACGTCTGCTCTATGCGACGCAGGAGTACGAGCCGTTCGCACCCGACGAGAGCGTGCTCTTCCCGGTCGAGAAGCTGTGGCCCGACCTCGAGACCTCTGCCGAGCTCGCGGAGCTGCAGACGAACATCGCCACCTACATCACGCAGGCGCAGGCGGAGTTCGTCACCGGACAGCGCGACATCGCAGACGACGCCGCGTGGGACGCCTACGTCGCCGACATCGAGGGGCTCGGACTCGCACGCTACCTGGAGCTGCTGCAGGCGGCCTACGACGCACTCTGA